Proteins encoded in a region of the Rhizobium sp. CC-YZS058 genome:
- a CDS encoding PLP-dependent transferase — MSSGQDPFDLAQLIVAHDAGHAFDAVVPPIVQTSLFTFSSYDEMVETYRGEKSRPVYTRGLNPTVRLFEEMLAKLEGAEDALGFASGMAAISSTVLTFVEPGDRIVAVRHVYPDAFRLFGTLLKRMKVEVTYVDGRDEAAVEKAMPGAKLFYMESPTSWVMEAHDVGALAAIARRHGAISVIDNSWATPIFQKPLSLGCDLVLHSASKYLGGHSDVVAGVVAGSKPMIDRLRAEAYPYMGGKLSPFDAWLILRGLRTLPIRMKQHQESALAVAARLQALDVVETVCHPGLANRLPPGLSGTSGLFSFIFREGVDVRAFADRLSLFKLGVSWGGHESLIVPGEVVLQQKAEPNSAKSFGISARSVRLHVGLEGTEALWRDLEHAIAAAAPAAAA; from the coding sequence ATGAGTTCAGGCCAGGATCCCTTCGATCTCGCCCAGCTGATCGTCGCCCATGATGCCGGCCACGCCTTCGATGCCGTCGTGCCGCCGATCGTGCAGACCTCGCTCTTCACCTTCTCGAGCTATGATGAAATGGTCGAGACCTATCGCGGCGAGAAGAGCCGGCCGGTCTATACGCGCGGGCTGAACCCCACCGTTCGGCTGTTCGAGGAGATGCTCGCAAAGCTCGAGGGCGCGGAGGATGCGCTGGGCTTTGCAAGCGGCATGGCCGCCATCTCGTCCACGGTCCTCACCTTCGTGGAGCCGGGCGATCGGATCGTCGCCGTGCGCCATGTCTATCCCGATGCCTTCCGCCTGTTCGGCACGCTGCTCAAGCGCATGAAGGTCGAGGTGACCTATGTGGACGGACGCGACGAGGCGGCTGTCGAGAAGGCGATGCCGGGCGCGAAGCTCTTCTACATGGAAAGCCCGACCAGCTGGGTGATGGAGGCCCATGATGTCGGCGCGCTCGCTGCGATTGCCCGGCGCCATGGCGCGATTTCGGTCATCGACAATTCCTGGGCGACGCCAATCTTCCAGAAGCCGCTCTCGCTCGGCTGCGATCTTGTGCTCCACTCCGCCTCCAAATATCTGGGCGGCCATTCAGACGTGGTGGCTGGCGTGGTGGCCGGCTCCAAGCCGATGATCGACCGGCTTCGCGCCGAGGCCTATCCCTATATGGGCGGCAAGCTTTCCCCCTTCGATGCCTGGCTGATCCTGCGTGGCCTGCGCACCCTGCCGATCCGCATGAAGCAGCATCAGGAATCAGCGCTCGCCGTCGCCGCGCGTCTGCAGGCCCTCGATGTAGTGGAAACGGTCTGCCATCCGGGTCTTGCCAACCGGCTGCCGCCTGGGCTTTCCGGCACGTCCGGCCTCTTTTCCTTCATCTTCCGCGAGGGTGTGGATGTCCGCGCCTTTGCCGACCGGCTGTCGCTCTTCAAGCTCGGCGTTTCCTGGGGCGGGCATGAAAGCCTGATCGTGCCCGGCGAGGTCGTGCTGCAGCAGAAGGCCGAACCCAACTCTGCCAAGAGCTTCGGCATCAGCGCCCGCTCGGTGCGCCTTCATGTCGGGCTCGAAGGCACCGAGGCGCTCTGGCGCGATCTCGAACACGCGATTGCAGCGGCGGCTCCGGCCGCCGCTGCCTGA
- a CDS encoding sugar ABC transporter substrate-binding protein, protein MKRLIAATVLATLMAGTALADTTLKLVEVITSPERTETLKGIVAKFESANPGTKVEIISLPWSDAFQKFATMVSAGDVPDVMEMPDTWLSLYANNGMLESLEPYLKDWEHTKSLSDRALELGRDVKNTAYMLPYGFYLRAMFYNKKLLEQAGVTTPPKTLDEFAEASKKVAAIPGKYGYCLRGGPGGLNGWVMFGASMAGSNSFFNEDGTSTFDSPGWVKGLTYVVDLYKNGLAPKDSVNWGFNEIVAGFYSGTCAFLDQDPDALIAIAQRMKAEDFGIMTMPKGPDGKTFPTIGFAGWSMMAASANKDLSWKLISTLEAPEGNIEWNKKTGALPVHTTAEKDPFYASEQFKGWFNELADKDAVPTTMPTYLEEFAFFKDSLVIKTSQEALLGDITPEELAKQWADYMTKAQQKFLASK, encoded by the coding sequence ATGAAACGCCTGATCGCAGCCACCGTCCTCGCCACCCTGATGGCCGGGACCGCTCTTGCCGACACGACCCTGAAACTCGTCGAGGTCATCACCAGCCCCGAGCGCACGGAAACGCTGAAGGGAATCGTCGCCAAGTTCGAGAGCGCCAATCCGGGCACCAAGGTCGAGATCATCTCGCTGCCCTGGAGCGACGCCTTCCAGAAATTCGCCACCATGGTTTCGGCCGGCGACGTGCCGGACGTGATGGAGATGCCGGACACCTGGCTGTCGCTCTATGCCAACAACGGCATGCTGGAGAGCCTCGAGCCTTACCTCAAGGACTGGGAGCACACCAAGAGCCTGAGCGACCGCGCGCTCGAACTCGGCCGTGACGTCAAGAACACCGCCTATATGCTGCCCTATGGCTTCTATCTGCGCGCCATGTTCTACAACAAGAAGCTGCTCGAACAGGCTGGCGTCACCACGCCGCCGAAGACGCTGGATGAGTTCGCCGAAGCCTCGAAGAAGGTCGCCGCCATTCCCGGCAAATATGGCTACTGCCTGCGCGGCGGCCCGGGCGGTCTCAATGGCTGGGTCATGTTCGGCGCCAGCATGGCCGGCTCCAATAGCTTCTTCAACGAGGACGGCACCTCGACCTTCGACAGCCCCGGCTGGGTGAAGGGCCTGACCTATGTGGTCGATCTCTACAAGAACGGCCTGGCGCCGAAGGACAGCGTCAACTGGGGCTTCAACGAGATCGTCGCCGGTTTCTATTCCGGCACCTGCGCCTTCCTCGACCAGGATCCGGATGCGCTGATCGCGATCGCCCAGCGCATGAAGGCAGAAGATTTCGGCATCATGACCATGCCGAAGGGCCCGGACGGCAAGACCTTCCCGACGATCGGTTTCGCCGGCTGGTCGATGATGGCCGCCTCCGCCAACAAGGACCTCTCCTGGAAGCTGATCTCGACGCTGGAAGCGCCGGAAGGCAATATCGAGTGGAACAAGAAGACCGGCGCGCTGCCCGTGCACACGACGGCCGAGAAGGATCCTTTCTACGCCAGCGAGCAGTTCAAGGGCTGGTTTAACGAGCTGGCCGACAAGGACGCCGTGCCGACGACCATGCCGACCTATCTTGAGGAATTCGCCTTCTTCAAGGATTCGCTGGTCATCAAGACCTCGCAGGAAGCCCTGCTCGGCGACATCACGCCCGAGGAACTCGCCAAGCAGTGGGCCGACTACATGACCAAGGCCCAGCAGAAGTTCCTGGCCTCCAAGTAA
- a CDS encoding sugar ABC transporter permease: MTAIDPAGARRRPKPLAKRLADAAEPWLYSAPVLVLIIAVMLVPLVLGLSYAFRDIQLLNPFSGGFVGLDHFRELAQDQAFYRALRNTLWWTGASVFLQFLFGLILALLLDKPFAGRGLAQALVFLPWAVPTFLAGLNWAWLFNPVIGPLPHWMAALGLLSAPNNILADPQLAMWGPIIANVWWGIPFFAITLLAALQAIPRDLYEAAAIDGANPLQRFTSITLPFLAPTIAITVLLRTVWIANFADLIIVMTNGGPADRTQIVASYIFTQAFKRLDFGYASAIALVLLALLLAYSMVIVVIRQKLIEKD; the protein is encoded by the coding sequence ATGACAGCGATCGACCCGGCCGGTGCGCGGCGCCGGCCCAAGCCTCTGGCCAAGCGGCTGGCGGATGCCGCAGAGCCCTGGCTCTACAGCGCCCCGGTGCTGGTGCTGATCATCGCCGTCATGCTGGTGCCGCTTGTCCTCGGCCTCTCCTACGCCTTCCGGGACATCCAGCTGCTCAACCCCTTTTCCGGCGGCTTCGTCGGTCTCGATCATTTTCGCGAGCTTGCGCAAGACCAGGCCTTCTACCGTGCGCTGCGCAACACGCTGTGGTGGACCGGTGCGTCCGTTTTCCTGCAGTTCCTGTTCGGTCTCATCCTGGCCCTGCTGCTCGACAAGCCCTTTGCCGGCCGCGGCCTTGCCCAGGCGCTGGTCTTCCTGCCCTGGGCGGTGCCGACCTTCCTTGCCGGGCTCAACTGGGCCTGGCTCTTCAATCCGGTCATCGGCCCGCTGCCGCACTGGATGGCGGCGCTCGGACTGCTTTCGGCGCCGAACAACATCCTGGCCGATCCGCAGCTTGCCATGTGGGGGCCGATCATCGCCAATGTCTGGTGGGGCATTCCCTTCTTCGCCATCACTCTGCTTGCTGCCCTGCAGGCGATCCCACGGGACCTCTACGAGGCGGCCGCGATCGACGGCGCCAATCCGCTGCAGCGCTTCACCTCGATCACGCTGCCCTTTTTGGCGCCCACCATCGCCATCACCGTGTTGCTGCGCACCGTCTGGATCGCCAATTTCGCCGACCTCATCATCGTCATGACCAATGGCGGCCCGGCGGATCGCACGCAGATCGTCGCCAGCTACATCTTCACTCAGGCCTTCAAGCGGCTCGATTTCGGCTATGCCTCGGCGATTGCCCTCGTTCTGCTCGCCCTGCTGCTCGCCTATTCCATGGTGATCGTCGTCATCCGCCAGAAGCTGATCGAGAAGGACTGA
- a CDS encoding carbohydrate ABC transporter permease — translation MRLLLIIAHRLAILAYVVFALFPLYWLLKVSVTPNSLLYSEGVRLWPSEATLEHYRFVLQNSAFPTFFKNSLIVSGSTAVAVTLIASLSGYALSRFTFRGKYAVVALMLITQMFPLVMLVAPIFKMLSPLGLTNSLTGLVIVYTAFNVPFATFLMQSFFDGIPKDLEDAAMIDGASRFTAFRQIILPLTLPGIAATLGFVFTAAWSELLFALMLISGNDSATFPVGLLTFVSKFSVDFGQMMAAGVLALIPACLFFLLIQRYLVQGLTAGAVKG, via the coding sequence ATGCGCCTTCTCCTCATCATCGCCCACCGCCTCGCCATCCTCGCCTATGTCGTCTTCGCGCTCTTCCCGCTCTATTGGCTTCTGAAGGTCTCGGTCACGCCCAATTCGCTGCTCTATAGCGAGGGTGTGCGGCTCTGGCCCTCGGAGGCGACGCTCGAGCATTATCGCTTCGTGCTGCAGAACAGCGCCTTTCCGACCTTCTTCAAGAACAGCCTGATCGTCTCCGGCTCGACCGCGGTGGCGGTGACGCTGATTGCCTCGCTGTCGGGCTATGCGCTGTCGCGCTTCACCTTCCGCGGCAAATATGCGGTGGTGGCGCTGATGCTGATCACCCAGATGTTTCCGCTGGTCATGCTGGTTGCGCCGATCTTCAAGATGCTCTCGCCGCTTGGGCTCACCAACAGCCTGACCGGGCTCGTCATCGTCTACACCGCCTTCAACGTGCCCTTCGCCACCTTCCTCATGCAGTCCTTCTTCGACGGCATTCCGAAGGATCTGGAGGATGCGGCGATGATCGACGGGGCGAGCCGCTTCACCGCCTTTCGCCAGATCATCCTGCCCCTGACGCTGCCCGGCATCGCCGCCACGCTCGGCTTCGTCTTCACGGCCGCCTGGAGCGAGCTGCTCTTCGCGCTGATGCTGATCTCCGGCAATGACAGCGCCACCTTCCCCGTCGGGCTGCTCACCTTCGTGTCCAAGTTCTCGGTCGATTTCGGGCAGATGATGGCGGCGGGCGTCCTGGCGCTCATTCCGGCCTGCCTCTTCTTCCTCCTCATCCAGCGGTATCTCGTGCAGGGCCTGACGGCCGGCGCGGTGAAAGGATAA
- a CDS encoding sn-glycerol-3-phosphate ABC transporter ATP-binding protein UgpC, which produces MASIELSRIVKTYGDHPVLHGVDLSIADGEFIVLVGPSGCGKSTLLRMIAGLESISSGTLKIDGRAVNDLKPKDRDIAMVFQSYALYPHMSVADNMSYSLRLRRSPKEKIAAAVAAASAKLGLDPYLARRPKALSGGQRQRVAMGRAIVRQPKAFLFDEPLSNLDARLREQMRAEIKRMHGEFGATSVYVTHDQIEAMTLATRIVAMNAGEVQQIGAPLDLYDRPANLFVAGFIGSPGMNFLEGRMSGQEMQSAVRLTNGTLVPLGRNPGLADGAPVTLGIRPEHVAIRPATGGVEATVELVEPTGLGIILHLTVHGVAFKVFTADRAMLVPGERLTVGFPPERLHLFGPDGARIPLHAEPLAA; this is translated from the coding sequence ATGGCCTCCATCGAGCTCAGCCGCATCGTCAAGACCTATGGCGATCACCCTGTCCTGCACGGCGTCGATCTGTCGATCGCCGATGGCGAGTTCATCGTGCTCGTCGGCCCGTCCGGCTGTGGCAAGTCCACGCTGCTGCGCATGATCGCCGGGCTGGAATCGATCTCGTCCGGCACGCTGAAGATCGACGGCCGCGCGGTCAACGACCTGAAGCCCAAGGACCGCGACATCGCCATGGTGTTCCAGTCCTATGCGCTCTATCCGCATATGAGCGTGGCGGACAATATGAGCTACAGCCTGCGCTTGCGCCGCAGCCCGAAGGAGAAGATCGCCGCTGCGGTGGCGGCCGCCTCTGCGAAGCTCGGCCTCGACCCCTATCTGGCCCGTCGGCCCAAGGCGCTTTCCGGCGGCCAGCGCCAGCGCGTCGCCATGGGCCGCGCCATCGTGCGCCAGCCCAAGGCCTTCCTGTTCGACGAGCCGCTTTCCAACCTTGATGCGAGGCTGCGCGAGCAGATGCGGGCCGAGATCAAGCGCATGCATGGCGAGTTCGGCGCAACCTCCGTCTATGTCACCCACGACCAGATCGAGGCGATGACGCTCGCCACCCGCATCGTCGCCATGAATGCCGGCGAAGTGCAGCAGATCGGTGCGCCGCTGGATCTCTACGACCGTCCGGCCAATCTCTTCGTCGCCGGCTTCATCGGCTCGCCGGGCATGAATTTCCTCGAAGGCCGCATGTCCGGCCAGGAGATGCAGAGCGCCGTGCGGCTGACCAATGGCACGCTGGTGCCGCTCGGCCGCAATCCGGGGCTTGCCGATGGCGCGCCGGTGACGCTCGGCATCCGGCCGGAACATGTGGCGATCCGCCCTGCGACGGGCGGGGTCGAGGCGACGGTGGAACTGGTCGAGCCGACGGGGCTCGGCATCATCCTGCACCTCACCGTCCACGGCGTCGCCTTCAAGGTCTTCACTGCGGATCGTGCGATGCTTGTGCCAGGCGAAAGGCTGACGGTGGGTTTCCCACCGGAGCGTCTTCATCTCTTCGGGCCGGATGGCGCCCGTATTCCGCTTCATGCCGAGCCGCTCGCGGCCTGA
- the cyoB gene encoding cytochrome o ubiquinol oxidase subunit I: MNGDDTWTSLIFGRLSWAALPLHEPILVATFCAVALGGVAVIAALTYFRLWGYLFREWLTSVDHKKIGIMYLCFALVMMLRGFADAIMMRSQQAIAVGANEGFLPPHHYDQVFTAHGVIMIFFMAMPFVTGLMNFAVPLQIGARDVSFPFLNNLSLWLSVAGAAIIMISLFVGEFARTGWLAYPPLSGADYSPGVGVDYYIWGLQVAGVGTTLSGINLIATILKMRAPGMTMMKMPIFTWTSLCTNILIVATFPILTATLALLSLDRYVGTHFFTNDLGGNPMMYVNLIWIWGHPEVYILILPAFGIFSEIVATFSGKRLFGYASMVYATVVITILSYLVWLHHFFTMGSGASVNAFFGITTMIISIPTGAKVFNWLFTMYRGRIRFELPMLWVVGFMVTFVIGGMTGVLLAVPPADFVLHNSLFLVAHFHNVIVGGVVFGVIAGTIYWFPKAFGFALDRFWGLVSFWCALIGFWVTFIPLYAMGLMGVTRRVNQLADTSLHVWTIMAAIGVAISAIGIGATIIQLVVSFLRREELRDVTGDPWDGRTLEWSTASPPADYNFAFTPVIHDRDAWYDMKQRGAAFPTDGFRPIHMPKNTATGLIIAGLSVPLAFGLVWYIWWMAALSTLAILVVAIGHTFNYKRDFHIPAEEVERAERRRMESLPQPAE; encoded by the coding sequence ATGAACGGCGACGACACATGGACGAGCCTGATCTTCGGGCGCTTGAGCTGGGCGGCGCTGCCGCTGCATGAGCCGATCCTGGTCGCCACCTTCTGCGCCGTGGCGCTGGGTGGCGTCGCGGTGATCGCGGCACTGACCTATTTCCGGCTTTGGGGCTATCTCTTCCGCGAATGGCTGACGAGCGTCGATCACAAGAAGATCGGCATCATGTATCTCTGTTTTGCGCTGGTGATGATGCTGCGCGGCTTTGCCGATGCGATCATGATGCGCTCGCAGCAGGCGATCGCGGTCGGCGCCAACGAGGGCTTTCTGCCGCCGCATCATTACGACCAGGTGTTCACCGCCCATGGCGTGATCATGATCTTCTTCATGGCCATGCCCTTCGTCACCGGTCTCATGAACTTCGCCGTCCCGCTGCAGATCGGCGCGCGGGACGTCTCCTTTCCCTTCCTCAACAATCTCTCGCTTTGGCTGAGCGTGGCGGGCGCGGCGATCATCATGATCTCGCTCTTCGTCGGCGAGTTCGCCCGCACGGGGTGGCTCGCCTATCCGCCTCTGTCCGGCGCGGATTACAGCCCGGGCGTCGGGGTGGACTATTACATCTGGGGCCTGCAGGTGGCGGGGGTCGGCACGACTCTCTCCGGCATCAATCTCATCGCCACGATTCTCAAGATGCGGGCGCCGGGCATGACCATGATGAAGATGCCGATCTTCACCTGGACCTCGCTCTGCACCAACATCCTGATCGTCGCCACCTTTCCGATCCTCACCGCCACGCTCGCGCTCCTCTCGCTCGATCGTTACGTGGGTACGCACTTCTTCACCAACGACCTTGGCGGCAATCCGATGATGTATGTGAACCTCATCTGGATCTGGGGTCACCCGGAAGTCTACATTCTCATCCTGCCGGCTTTCGGCATCTTCTCGGAGATCGTGGCAACCTTCTCCGGCAAACGGCTCTTCGGCTATGCCTCGATGGTCTATGCCACCGTCGTCATCACCATTCTGTCCTATCTGGTCTGGCTGCACCACTTCTTCACCATGGGGTCGGGCGCCAGCGTCAATGCCTTCTTCGGCATCACGACGATGATCATCTCCATCCCGACCGGCGCCAAGGTTTTCAACTGGCTCTTCACCATGTATCGCGGCCGCATCCGCTTCGAGCTGCCCATGTTGTGGGTCGTCGGTTTCATGGTCACCTTTGTGATCGGCGGCATGACCGGCGTCCTGCTCGCCGTTCCGCCAGCGGATTTCGTGCTCCACAATTCGCTGTTCCTCGTCGCGCATTTTCACAATGTCATCGTTGGCGGCGTCGTCTTTGGCGTCATCGCCGGCACGATCTACTGGTTTCCAAAGGCGTTCGGCTTCGCGCTCGACCGGTTCTGGGGGCTCGTCTCCTTCTGGTGCGCGCTCATTGGCTTCTGGGTCACCTTCATTCCGCTCTATGCCATGGGCCTGATGGGCGTCACCCGCCGCGTGAACCAGCTCGCCGACACCTCGCTCCATGTCTGGACCATCATGGCCGCCATCGGCGTGGCGATCAGCGCCATCGGCATCGGCGCCACCATCATCCAGCTGGTCGTCTCCTTCCTGCGCCGCGAAGAGTTGCGGGACGTGACGGGCGATCCCTGGGACGGGCGGACGCTCGAATGGTCGACGGCCTCGCCGCCGGCCGACTACAACTTCGCCTTCACCCCGGTCATCCACGACCGCGACGCCTGGTACGACATGAAGCAGCGCGGGGCCGCCTTTCCGACGGATGGCTTCCGGCCGATCCATATGCCGAAGAACACGGCCACCGGGCTGATCATCGCCGGGCTCAGCGTGCCGCTCGCCTTCGGCCTCGTCTGGTACATCTGGTGGATGGCGGCCTTGAGCACGCTGGCGATCCTCGTCGTCGCGATCGGCCACACCTTCAATTACAAGCGCGATTTCCACATTCCTGCCGAGGAGGTGGAGAGAGCGGAGCGCCGCCGGATGGAAAGCCTGCCCCAGCCGGCCGAATGA
- a CDS encoding DUF982 domain-containing protein — protein sequence MNGEIIEMTGEVRWGEPVWVRVGYGIPDAVRGPSQALAYLDTRWPAARGAAFHRARTGCVAALNRRASCEAAREAFLHAAGEARMLAL from the coding sequence ATGAATGGCGAGATTATCGAGATGACGGGCGAAGTGCGCTGGGGCGAACCAGTGTGGGTTCGGGTCGGCTATGGCATTCCCGATGCCGTGCGCGGACCGAGCCAGGCGCTCGCCTACCTCGATACGCGCTGGCCGGCCGCACGCGGCGCTGCGTTCCACCGGGCGCGCACCGGCTGCGTGGCGGCGCTCAACAGGCGAGCGAGCTGCGAGGCCGCGCGGGAGGCGTTTCTGCATGCCGCCGGCGAGGCCAGGATGCTGGCACTGTAG
- a CDS encoding alpha/beta hydrolase: protein MIAFAGHKTHLLEQGSGEAGAPVLLLHGCGSLAEEVLRPFAGLHHRLIAPDRPGYGFSAAPAAPEAGPAGQSIWLEQLIAALSLGRIVLAAHSIAAGPALLLAARRPDLVAGLLLMAPFCRPTPHQAMPLLRAAVAPLIGPLLRRHLAEPLAPVLGRRALQACFHPEAVPRDLELPFRHMVAATALPSMAGELLAFNDDMERFDSLAPHVPVTVLQGQADATADPGWHWPWLAERAAQARLVLVPGLGHMPHHSRPALARHLMTGLVAGEGRRAPARQLARQAELVEEPA from the coding sequence ATGATCGCGTTCGCAGGCCACAAGACCCATCTGCTCGAGCAAGGCTCAGGCGAGGCCGGTGCGCCGGTGCTCCTGCTGCATGGATGCGGCAGCCTGGCGGAAGAGGTGCTCCGACCCTTCGCAGGTCTTCACCACCGCCTGATCGCCCCGGACCGGCCTGGCTATGGCTTCAGCGCGGCACCCGCCGCGCCGGAGGCAGGACCTGCCGGACAATCGATCTGGCTGGAACAATTGATCGCCGCGCTCAGCCTTGGCCGGATCGTGCTGGCTGCCCATTCGATCGCGGCCGGCCCCGCGCTTCTGCTGGCCGCGCGCCGACCGGATCTCGTTGCCGGACTTTTGCTCATGGCTCCGTTCTGTCGGCCGACACCGCATCAGGCGATGCCGCTCCTGCGTGCAGCCGTGGCGCCGCTGATCGGGCCGCTGCTTCGCCGGCATCTGGCGGAACCCCTGGCACCGGTGCTCGGGCGGCGCGCCTTGCAGGCCTGCTTCCATCCTGAGGCGGTTCCTCGCGATCTTGAGCTCCCCTTCCGCCACATGGTGGCGGCGACCGCGCTGCCGAGCATGGCGGGCGAGCTGCTGGCCTTCAACGATGACATGGAGCGGTTCGACAGCCTTGCACCGCACGTCCCGGTCACCGTCCTTCAGGGGCAGGCGGACGCAACGGCCGACCCAGGCTGGCACTGGCCCTGGCTGGCCGAGCGGGCAGCGCAGGCGCGCCTGGTCTTGGTCCCGGGCCTCGGCCATATGCCCCATCATAGCCGGCCCGCCCTCGCACGGCATCTCATGACGGGCCTGGTGGCCGGCGAAGGACGCCGGGCCCCGGCACGACAGCTGGCCCGGCAGGCAGAGCTGGTTGAGGAGCCGGCCTGA
- a CDS encoding SDR family oxidoreductase, which produces MRAGQSGNSQDGPASRVVVITGASSGIARAAARLFAEEGYSVVLAARDATALDHAAEECRARGARALAVPTDVADEQAVKALAATAIESFGRIDVWVNCAAVLMYGRAATQPTADFRQVIDTNLFGYVHGTQAALRAFKAQGGWGCLINVASMLSLVGDPYLSAYVTSKFAIRGFTQCVRQEMRAQPGIHVCTILPTAIDTPIYQKGANRMGRKIRSIAPLYAVERAARAITTAARHPRPEIIVGTYGHLMALGLRISPSLMEAVVGWVAPKIQFSRRRQAASRGNLFTSTGPHQINGGWRDFWLRRLWRR; this is translated from the coding sequence GTGCGGGCAGGACAGAGCGGGAACAGCCAGGACGGGCCGGCGAGCCGCGTCGTCGTCATCACCGGCGCATCGAGCGGGATCGCCCGGGCGGCGGCGCGGCTCTTTGCCGAGGAAGGCTATTCGGTGGTGCTTGCCGCACGCGATGCGACGGCGCTGGACCATGCCGCGGAAGAATGCCGCGCCCGAGGCGCGCGTGCGCTGGCCGTGCCCACTGACGTGGCGGACGAACAGGCCGTCAAGGCGCTGGCGGCAACCGCGATCGAGAGCTTCGGGCGGATCGATGTCTGGGTCAATTGCGCCGCGGTGCTGATGTATGGGCGGGCAGCGACCCAGCCGACGGCTGACTTCCGTCAGGTGATCGACACCAATCTCTTCGGCTATGTCCATGGCACGCAGGCAGCCCTGCGGGCCTTCAAGGCCCAGGGGGGATGGGGTTGCCTGATCAATGTCGCCTCGATGCTCAGCCTGGTCGGCGATCCCTATCTCAGCGCCTATGTGACCAGCAAGTTCGCAATCCGCGGCTTCACCCAATGCGTGCGCCAGGAGATGCGCGCCCAGCCGGGCATCCATGTCTGCACCATTCTGCCGACGGCCATCGATACGCCGATCTATCAGAAGGGCGCCAACCGCATGGGCCGGAAGATCCGTTCGATCGCGCCGCTCTATGCGGTGGAGCGTGCGGCACGCGCGATCACCACCGCTGCCCGCCATCCGCGGCCGGAAATCATCGTTGGCACCTACGGCCATCTGATGGCGCTCGGTTTGAGGATTTCGCCGTCCCTGATGGAGGCGGTGGTGGGATGGGTGGCGCCGAAGATCCAGTTCTCGCGCCGCCGGCAGGCTGCCAGCCGCGGCAACCTGTTCACGAGCACGGGCCCGCATCAGATCAATGGCGGCTGGCGCGACTTCTGGCTGCGCCGCCTCTGGCGCCGGTGA
- a CDS encoding calcium-binding protein, giving the protein MAVLKGTNRADVLNGTGLADRLYGLDGNDRLFGKNGNDDLYGGTGNDALKGNGGHDEIYGGAGNDRLYGDAGNDELEGGSGHDKLYGGSGDDELEGGTGNDILDGGTGRNELTGGAGADTFVFKSGLTEIEDFRSGVDTLQISTSLGASDFGDIRELARTADGGEDLIIDFGRHELRLDDTRLADLKASDFLFV; this is encoded by the coding sequence GTGGCAGTTCTCAAGGGCACCAACCGCGCCGATGTTCTCAATGGAACCGGTCTTGCCGACCGCCTCTATGGCCTTGACGGCAATGACCGTCTGTTCGGCAAAAACGGCAATGACGATCTTTACGGCGGTACCGGCAATGATGCGCTGAAGGGAAACGGCGGCCATGACGAGATCTATGGTGGCGCGGGCAACGACCGGCTTTATGGCGATGCCGGCAACGATGAGCTGGAAGGCGGGAGCGGCCATGACAAGCTCTATGGCGGATCGGGCGATGACGAGCTGGAAGGCGGCACGGGCAACGACATTCTCGATGGCGGCACCGGCCGCAACGAGTTGACAGGCGGCGCTGGCGCCGACACCTTCGTCTTTAAATCCGGCCTCACCGAAATCGAGGACTTCCGCTCCGGCGTCGATACGCTGCAGATCTCGACTTCCCTCGGCGCTTCGGATTTCGGCGACATTCGCGAACTCGCGCGCACAGCAGATGGCGGCGAGGACCTGATCATCGATTTCGGCCGCCACGAGCTGCGCCTTGATGATACGCGCCTCGCCGACCTCAAAGCCTCCGATTTCCTGTTCGTTTGA